Proteins found in one Microcella daejeonensis genomic segment:
- the trpS gene encoding tryptophan--tRNA ligase: MSLPRLFSGMQPSAASLHIGNYAGALLQWRDMQASHDAVFCVVDLHAITVPQDPAELRERTRRTAAQYIAAGIDPEHSTLFVQSHVRAHAELAWVLNTITGYGEAARMTQFKDKSARGGVDTASVGLFTYPILQAADILLYDAVVVPVGEDQRQHIELTRDLAARFNSRFGDTLVVPEVRILKETAKIYDLQNPGSKMSKSGESPQGIVWLLDDDKAIVKKIKSAVTDSEGVVRFDPVEKPGVSNLLTILSIVTGTEVDALVDSFAGQQYGALKGAVAEAVVEELRPIRQRSLELLDDPGELDRLLKINAERASAIADATLARVYDAVGFLPRG; encoded by the coding sequence ATGAGCCTCCCCCGCCTGTTCTCGGGCATGCAGCCCTCCGCCGCCAGCCTGCACATCGGCAACTACGCCGGCGCGTTGCTGCAGTGGCGCGACATGCAGGCGAGCCATGACGCCGTGTTCTGCGTCGTCGACCTGCACGCGATCACCGTGCCGCAGGATCCGGCCGAGCTGCGCGAGCGCACGCGCCGCACCGCCGCGCAGTACATCGCCGCGGGCATCGACCCCGAGCACTCCACCCTGTTCGTGCAGTCGCACGTGCGCGCGCACGCCGAGCTCGCCTGGGTGCTCAACACCATCACGGGCTACGGCGAGGCCGCCCGCATGACGCAGTTCAAGGACAAGTCGGCTCGCGGCGGCGTCGACACCGCCTCGGTCGGGCTCTTCACCTACCCCATCCTGCAGGCCGCCGACATCCTGCTCTACGACGCCGTCGTCGTGCCCGTCGGCGAGGACCAGCGCCAGCACATCGAGCTCACCCGCGACCTCGCCGCTCGCTTCAACTCGCGCTTCGGCGACACCCTCGTCGTGCCCGAGGTGCGCATCCTGAAGGAGACGGCGAAGATCTACGACCTGCAGAACCCGGGCTCGAAGATGTCGAAGTCGGGCGAGAGCCCGCAGGGCATCGTGTGGTTGCTGGACGACGACAAGGCGATCGTCAAGAAGATCAAGTCGGCCGTCACCGACAGCGAGGGCGTGGTGCGCTTCGATCCGGTCGAGAAGCCCGGCGTCTCGAACCTGCTGACGATCCTCTCGATCGTCACCGGCACCGAGGTGGATGCCCTGGTCGACTCCTTCGCCGGCCAGCAGTACGGCGCGCTCAAGGGCGCCGTGGCCGAGGCCGTCGTCGAAGAGCTGCGGCCGATCCGGCAGCGGTCGCTGGAGCTGCTCGACGACCCGGGCGAGCTCGACCGCCTGCTGAAGATCAACGCTGAGCGGGCATCCGCCATCGCCGACGCCACGCTCGCTCGCGTCTACGACGCCGTCGGGTTCCTGCCCCGGGGCTGA
- a CDS encoding GNAT family N-acetyltransferase, which yields MEPVALTTPRFTLSAPRAADVDAVYAACQDAQLQRFVPVPVPYERFHAEGFVLELVPEWWRDDIEYVFGIRRAPDVPLMGVVAWQRARGYIGYWLGASHRGEGVMTEAVAAVIDWVFTHEDVDELRWEATAGNLGSALVAQRTGFRWDGTGRISNVRPGQEEGGWRAVLRREHLSSVQPAAEWPVLG from the coding sequence GTGGAGCCCGTCGCCCTCACCACGCCGCGGTTCACCCTGTCCGCGCCGCGCGCCGCCGACGTCGACGCGGTCTACGCCGCCTGCCAGGACGCCCAGCTGCAGCGCTTCGTGCCGGTGCCCGTGCCGTACGAGCGGTTCCACGCCGAGGGCTTCGTGCTCGAGCTCGTGCCCGAGTGGTGGCGCGACGACATCGAGTACGTCTTCGGCATCCGGCGCGCTCCGGATGTCCCGCTCATGGGCGTCGTCGCCTGGCAGCGCGCCCGCGGCTACATCGGCTACTGGCTCGGAGCCTCGCACCGCGGGGAGGGCGTCATGACCGAGGCCGTCGCCGCGGTCATCGACTGGGTCTTCACGCACGAGGACGTCGACGAGCTGCGGTGGGAGGCCACGGCCGGCAACCTCGGCTCGGCCCTCGTCGCCCAGCGCACCGGGTTCCGCTGGGACGGCACCGGCCGCATCTCGAACGTTCGCCCCGGCCAGGAGGAGGGCGGCTGGCGCGCCGTGCTGCGGCGGGAGCACCTCAGCTCGGTGCAGCCCGCGGCGGAATGGCCCGTGCTGGGGTGA
- a CDS encoding HAD family hydrolase, protein MSGEDRPPSSGRPAGRISVMLFDLDDCLMTHSRAVAHGLDAARAAAGGALAAADGDAELARWRELEEHHYARYLTGELDFLEQRRERVRGFLAPYGIAPSPSEALDWFEGYMHGYRAGWALYDDVLPMLEALERRVPGIRFGIVTNGDINFQTEKLVAIGLVDRIEHVIASGEVGVAKPAAGIFHAAARAFGVDVAACAYVGDRLRTDAVGAHDAGMLGLWLDRGELSSALASEAASAGGALAVPRITSLRELSAHVAP, encoded by the coding sequence GTGAGCGGCGAGGATCGCCCGCCGAGCTCAGGCCGCCCGGCCGGGCGCATCAGCGTCATGCTCTTCGACCTCGACGACTGCCTCATGACCCACTCGCGTGCAGTCGCCCACGGACTCGACGCCGCCCGCGCCGCGGCGGGCGGGGCCCTCGCGGCGGCCGACGGGGATGCCGAGCTCGCGCGCTGGCGCGAGCTCGAGGAGCACCACTACGCCCGGTACCTGACGGGCGAGCTCGACTTCCTCGAGCAGAGGCGCGAGCGGGTGCGGGGCTTCCTCGCTCCGTACGGCATCGCGCCCTCGCCCTCCGAGGCCCTCGACTGGTTCGAGGGGTACATGCACGGGTACCGCGCGGGGTGGGCGCTCTACGACGACGTGCTGCCGATGCTCGAGGCGCTCGAACGGCGGGTGCCGGGCATCCGGTTCGGCATCGTCACCAACGGCGACATCAACTTCCAGACCGAGAAGCTCGTCGCGATCGGACTCGTCGACCGCATCGAGCACGTCATCGCCTCGGGCGAGGTCGGCGTCGCGAAGCCCGCCGCCGGCATCTTCCACGCGGCCGCACGCGCCTTCGGCGTCGACGTCGCGGCGTGCGCCTACGTCGGCGATCGGCTGCGCACCGACGCCGTCGGCGCGCACGACGCCGGGATGCTCGGCCTCTGGCTCGACCGCGGCGAGCTGTCGAGCGCGCTCGCCTCCGAGGCCGCGAGTGCCGGCGGCGCCCTCGCCGTGCCGCGCATCACGAGCCTGCGGGAGCTGTCCGCCCACGTCGCGCCCTAG
- the glpK gene encoding glycerol kinase GlpK yields MATYVLAIDQGTTSTRAIIFDQKGSIVSSGQMEHEQIFPKAGWVEHDPMEIWANTREVIGQALSKASLTRHDIAAVGITNQRETAVVWDKNTGKPVYNAIVWQDTRTQSIVDRLAKDGGVERFKPTVGLPLATYFSGTKIVWILENVEGAREAADNGDLLFGTTDTWVLWNLTGGTDGGVHATDVTNASRTLFMDLETLQWDHSILEAFGVPASMLPEIKSSSEVYGTVHGSSLLREVPVAGILGDQQAATFGQAAFDAGESKNTYGTGNFLIFNTGEEIVHSKNGLLTTLGYKLGDAKPHYALEGSIAVTGSLIQWLRDNLGIIGSAPEVETLANTVEDNGGAYFVPAFSGLFAPYWRSDARGALVGLTRFVNKGHIARAALEATAFQTREVLEAVNADSGVDLTELKVDGGMIANNTLMQFQADILGVPVVRPVVAETTALGAAYAAGLAVGVWGSLDELRANWQEDSRWTPSMDAGERDRQIRLWKKAVTKTFDWVDEDVN; encoded by the coding sequence ATGGCCACTTACGTACTCGCCATCGACCAGGGCACCACCAGCACCCGCGCCATCATCTTCGACCAGAAGGGCTCGATCGTCTCGAGCGGTCAGATGGAGCACGAGCAGATCTTCCCGAAGGCCGGCTGGGTCGAGCACGACCCGATGGAGATCTGGGCCAACACCCGCGAGGTCATCGGCCAGGCGCTCTCGAAGGCCTCGCTCACCCGCCACGACATCGCCGCCGTCGGCATCACCAACCAGCGCGAGACCGCCGTCGTCTGGGACAAGAACACCGGCAAGCCCGTCTACAACGCCATCGTCTGGCAGGACACCCGCACGCAGTCGATCGTCGACCGCCTCGCGAAGGACGGCGGCGTGGAGCGCTTCAAGCCGACCGTCGGCCTGCCGCTCGCCACGTACTTCTCCGGCACGAAGATCGTCTGGATCCTCGAGAACGTCGAGGGTGCCCGCGAGGCCGCCGACAACGGCGACCTGCTCTTCGGCACCACCGACACCTGGGTGCTGTGGAACCTGACCGGCGGCACCGACGGCGGCGTGCACGCCACCGACGTGACCAACGCCTCGCGCACGCTGTTCATGGATCTCGAGACCCTGCAGTGGGACCACTCGATCCTCGAGGCCTTCGGCGTTCCGGCGTCGATGCTGCCGGAGATCAAGTCGTCCTCCGAGGTCTACGGCACCGTGCACGGCAGCTCGCTGCTGCGCGAGGTGCCCGTGGCGGGCATCCTGGGCGACCAGCAGGCGGCCACCTTCGGCCAGGCGGCGTTCGACGCCGGCGAGTCGAAGAACACCTACGGCACCGGCAACTTCCTCATCTTCAACACCGGTGAGGAGATCGTGCACTCCAAGAACGGTCTGCTGACGACCCTCGGCTACAAGCTCGGCGACGCGAAGCCGCACTACGCGCTCGAGGGCTCGATCGCCGTCACGGGCTCGCTCATCCAGTGGCTGCGCGACAACCTCGGGATCATCGGATCGGCCCCCGAGGTCGAGACGCTCGCCAACACCGTCGAGGACAACGGCGGCGCGTACTTCGTGCCCGCCTTCTCGGGCCTCTTCGCCCCGTACTGGCGCTCCGACGCGCGCGGCGCCCTCGTGGGCCTCACGCGCTTCGTCAACAAGGGCCACATCGCGCGGGCCGCGCTGGAGGCCACCGCCTTCCAGACCCGCGAGGTGCTCGAGGCCGTCAACGCCGACTCGGGCGTCGACCTCACCGAGCTCAAGGTCGACGGCGGCATGATCGCGAACAACACGCTCATGCAGTTCCAGGCCGACATCCTCGGCGTGCCCGTCGTGCGCCCCGTCGTCGCGGAGACGACCGCGCTCGGCGCCGCCTACGCCGCGGGTCTCGCCGTCGGCGTCTGGGGCTCGCTCGACGAGCTGCGCGCCAACTGGCAGGAGGACTCGCGCTGGACCCCGTCGATGGATGCGGGCGAGCGCGACCGCCAGATCCGCCTCTGGAAGAAGGCCGTCACCAAGACCTTCGACTGGGTGGACGAGGACGTCAACTAG
- a CDS encoding MIP/aquaporin family protein, giving the protein MLLLLGAGVVANAVLAKTKGNAGGFLMINFGWGLAVFAGVTVSYASGAHLNPAVTIGLVTNGATEFGQGVPVNLLSILGYMGAQLVGAFIGAVLAFLAYKQHFDEEPDAGTKLAVFSTGPGIRGYGWNVVTEVLGTFVLVFVVIGFGRAEPGAGLAALGALPVALLVVGIGASLGGPTGYAINPARDLGPRLAHAILPIKGKGSSDWGYSWVPVVGPLIGGALAGLAATALLPIL; this is encoded by the coding sequence ATGCTCCTGCTGCTCGGTGCGGGCGTCGTCGCCAACGCCGTTCTGGCCAAGACCAAGGGCAATGCCGGCGGATTCCTGATGATCAACTTCGGCTGGGGCCTCGCGGTCTTCGCCGGTGTGACCGTCTCCTACGCCTCGGGCGCGCACCTCAACCCTGCCGTCACGATCGGACTCGTCACCAACGGTGCGACCGAGTTCGGTCAGGGCGTGCCGGTGAACCTGCTCTCGATCCTGGGATACATGGGCGCTCAGCTCGTCGGAGCCTTCATCGGCGCCGTGCTGGCCTTCCTCGCCTACAAGCAGCACTTCGATGAGGAGCCCGACGCGGGCACCAAGCTCGCCGTCTTCTCGACGGGCCCCGGAATCCGCGGCTACGGCTGGAACGTCGTCACCGAGGTGCTCGGCACCTTCGTGCTCGTCTTCGTCGTCATCGGCTTCGGCCGTGCCGAGCCCGGAGCCGGACTCGCCGCCCTCGGCGCTCTGCCCGTCGCCCTGCTCGTCGTGGGCATCGGCGCCTCGCTCGGTGGCCCGACCGGCTACGCCATCAACCCGGCCCGTGACCTCGGCCCGCGTCTGGCGCACGCCATCCTGCCCATCAAGGGCAAGGGCTCGAGCGACTGGGGCTACTCCTGGGTGCCGGTCGTCGGTCCGCTGATCGGCGGCGCTCTCGCCGGTCTCGCGGCCACGGCCCTGCTGCCCATCCTCTAG
- a CDS encoding glycerol-3-phosphate dehydrogenase/oxidase, giving the protein MPTPTPPAEVRDTVAALRDRPHADVLVIGAGINGIATFRDLALNGVDVALVERDDYVSGASAGSSHMIHGGIRYLENGEFRLVQESVHERNALLRLAPHYVRPLPTTIPIFSTFSSLLRAPFQFIGIKPKPGAPKKERGALIIKVGLTIYDTFSRDGGRVPRHQFRGAKASKQLLPKLRSDVKYTATYYDASMHDPERLGLDVLYDGIAAGDNSRASNYVTAVGMTEGGAVRLRDMRSGEEFEMTAKVVVNASGPWTDLTNAALGDATRYMGGTKGSHVVLDNPELYEACNGREIFFEFTDGRIVLIYPLKGKVMLGTTDLEHDMNEPIRCTEEEVDYFFDLVKHVFPSIAVDRSQIVFRFSGVRPLPRSDAGSTGQISRDYRIEKGSLGGTPVLSLVGGKWTTFRALGEQLGGLVLETLGRERTVSTDGRLIGGAVGYPTTDAERAAWLSKHGAVVGRERADTLLDRYGTSAEAIIARIAAGQDAPLASNADYSRLEIEHLVETEQVVRLVDVVLRRTSLAFTGQVTAALLDELAEIVGGVLGWSPEERATERAAAADYLADHHGVQVDHAQEAR; this is encoded by the coding sequence ATGCCCACGCCGACCCCGCCCGCCGAAGTCCGCGATACCGTCGCCGCGCTGCGCGACCGACCGCACGCCGACGTCCTCGTCATCGGTGCCGGCATCAACGGCATCGCCACCTTCCGCGACCTCGCCCTCAACGGCGTCGACGTCGCCCTCGTCGAGCGCGACGACTACGTCTCGGGCGCCTCCGCGGGCTCGTCGCACATGATCCACGGCGGCATCCGCTACCTCGAGAACGGCGAGTTCCGCCTCGTGCAGGAGTCGGTGCACGAGCGCAACGCCCTCCTGCGTCTCGCGCCCCACTACGTGCGGCCGCTGCCCACCACCATCCCGATCTTCTCGACCTTCTCCAGCCTGCTCCGCGCGCCCTTCCAGTTCATCGGCATCAAGCCGAAGCCCGGGGCCCCGAAGAAGGAGCGCGGCGCGCTCATCATCAAGGTCGGCCTCACGATCTACGACACCTTCTCGCGCGACGGCGGCCGGGTGCCCCGTCACCAGTTCCGCGGCGCGAAGGCCTCCAAGCAGCTGCTGCCGAAGCTGCGCAGCGACGTCAAGTACACGGCCACCTACTACGACGCCTCGATGCACGACCCTGAGCGCCTCGGTCTCGACGTGCTCTACGACGGCATCGCCGCGGGCGACAACTCCCGCGCATCCAACTACGTGACCGCGGTCGGCATGACCGAGGGCGGGGCGGTGCGCCTGCGCGACATGCGCAGCGGCGAGGAGTTCGAGATGACCGCGAAGGTCGTCGTCAACGCATCCGGCCCCTGGACCGACCTGACGAACGCCGCCCTCGGCGACGCCACCCGCTACATGGGCGGCACCAAGGGCTCGCACGTCGTGCTCGACAACCCCGAGCTCTACGAGGCCTGCAACGGGCGCGAGATCTTCTTCGAGTTCACCGACGGCCGCATCGTGCTCATCTACCCGCTCAAGGGCAAGGTGATGCTCGGTACCACCGACCTCGAGCACGACATGAACGAGCCCATCCGCTGCACCGAGGAGGAGGTCGACTACTTCTTCGACCTCGTGAAGCACGTCTTCCCCTCCATCGCGGTCGACCGCTCGCAGATCGTCTTCCGCTTCTCGGGCGTGCGGCCGCTGCCGCGCAGCGACGCCGGCTCGACCGGTCAGATCTCGCGCGACTACCGCATCGAGAAGGGCAGCCTCGGCGGCACCCCGGTGCTCAGCCTCGTCGGCGGCAAGTGGACCACCTTCCGCGCCCTCGGCGAGCAGCTCGGCGGCCTCGTGCTGGAGACCCTCGGCCGCGAGCGCACCGTCAGCACCGACGGCCGGCTCATCGGCGGGGCCGTCGGCTACCCGACCACCGACGCCGAGCGCGCCGCCTGGCTGTCGAAGCACGGCGCCGTCGTCGGCCGCGAGCGCGCCGACACCCTCCTCGACCGGTACGGCACGAGCGCGGAGGCGATCATCGCCCGCATCGCCGCCGGTCAGGATGCTCCGCTCGCCTCGAACGCGGACTACAGCCGTCTCGAGATCGAGCACCTCGTCGAGACCGAGCAGGTCGTCCGCCTCGTCGACGTCGTGCTGCGCCGCACCTCCCTCGCCTTCACCGGCCAGGTGACCGCGGCCCTGCTCGACGAGCTCGCCGAGATCGTCGGCGGCGTGCTCGGCTGGAGCCCGGAGGAGCGCGCCACCGAGCGCGCGGCCGCCGCGGACTACCTCGCCGACCACCACGGTGTGCAGGTCGATCACGCGCAGGAGGCCCGGTAG
- a CDS encoding sugar-binding transcriptional regulator, whose amino-acid sequence MRDALRAAHLYYMQDLTMDAIASELSTSRSSVSRLLTYARESGLVDIRIRSPLEMSTRWEREIVRRFGVSAHVVPVPGGSSDVDRQERVARGAARILNQYFDSNMSMGVAWGSTMSAISRHLSPKETHNSDIVQLNGAGNTHTTGIDYASEILRRFAESYSARLQQFPVPAFFDSPETRRHLWQERSMRRVLDMQARLDIALFGVGSPFADIPSHVYIGGYLDPDDYQSLSEQNVVGDVATVFFRADGSTEGIALNARATGPDFEVLRRIPRRVCVVSGLSKLPGLLGALAAQLVTDLIIDEGSARALLETTVAPVESAPEPASELSGRVRE is encoded by the coding sequence ATGCGCGATGCGCTGCGCGCCGCGCACCTCTACTACATGCAGGACCTCACCATGGACGCCATCGCGAGCGAGCTCAGCACCTCGCGCTCCTCGGTCTCCCGCCTGCTGACTTATGCCCGGGAATCGGGACTGGTCGACATCCGCATCCGCTCCCCCCTGGAGATGTCGACGCGGTGGGAGCGCGAGATCGTCCGCCGGTTCGGGGTCAGCGCCCACGTCGTCCCCGTTCCCGGCGGCTCCTCCGACGTCGACCGGCAGGAGCGCGTGGCCCGCGGTGCTGCACGAATTCTCAACCAGTACTTCGACTCCAACATGTCGATGGGGGTCGCCTGGGGCTCCACGATGAGCGCGATCTCGCGCCACCTCTCCCCCAAGGAGACGCACAACAGCGACATCGTGCAGCTGAACGGAGCGGGCAACACCCACACGACCGGCATCGATTACGCGAGCGAGATCCTGCGGCGCTTCGCCGAGTCGTACTCCGCGCGGCTGCAGCAGTTCCCGGTGCCGGCCTTCTTCGACTCCCCCGAGACGCGCCGCCACCTCTGGCAGGAGCGCAGCATGCGCCGGGTGCTCGACATGCAGGCCCGACTCGACATCGCCCTGTTCGGGGTGGGCTCGCCGTTCGCCGACATCCCGAGCCACGTCTACATCGGCGGCTACCTCGACCCCGACGACTACCAGTCGCTGAGCGAGCAGAACGTCGTCGGCGATGTCGCCACCGTGTTCTTCCGCGCCGACGGATCGACGGAGGGCATCGCCCTGAACGCCCGGGCGACCGGCCCGGACTTCGAGGTGCTGCGCCGCATCCCCCGCCGCGTCTGCGTCGTCTCGGGCCTCTCGAAGCTGCCGGGCCTGCTGGGCGCGCTCGCCGCGCAGCTCGTCACCGATCTCATCATCGACGAGGGGAGCGCGCGGGCCCTGCTCGAGACGACCGTCGCACCGGTCGAGTCGGCGCCCGAGCCGGCATCGGAGCTCTCAGGCCGCGTACGGGAATAA
- the ribD gene encoding bifunctional diaminohydroxyphosphoribosylaminopyrimidine deaminase/5-amino-6-(5-phosphoribosylamino)uracil reductase RibD, whose translation MTATATIDAARVDAAMRRALELAARGPAVGVNPQVGCVLLDAHGEIIAEGWHRGAGTAHAEVDALSKVADARGLTAVVTLEPCNHTGRTGPCAQALIDAGLARVVYALPDPGEVAGGGAERLRSAGIAVEAGPQAEAAAELLRPWLTSARLGRPFVTVKWASTLDGRAAAADGTSQWITGAAARQRVHEQRAAHDAIAVGTGTVLADDPTLTARGDGGAMLGHQPLPVVFGTTPVPADAALRRHPAGLVELGHRDLERGLAELQERGIRRLYVEGGPTLASAFLRSGLADEVLIYLAPLLLGGPRTAIDDLGIGTMSQALRLSIHRIETLGDDILVTARPTPPQE comes from the coding sequence ATGACCGCCACCGCCACGATCGACGCCGCGCGCGTCGACGCCGCGATGCGCCGCGCGCTCGAGCTCGCCGCCCGGGGCCCCGCCGTCGGCGTCAACCCGCAGGTCGGCTGCGTGCTGCTGGATGCTCACGGCGAGATCATCGCCGAGGGCTGGCATCGCGGGGCGGGCACCGCCCACGCCGAGGTCGACGCGCTGTCGAAGGTCGCCGACGCTCGCGGCCTCACGGCCGTCGTCACCCTGGAGCCCTGCAACCACACCGGCCGCACCGGGCCCTGCGCCCAGGCGCTCATCGATGCAGGTCTAGCCCGGGTCGTCTACGCCCTCCCCGACCCCGGCGAGGTCGCCGGCGGCGGCGCCGAGCGCCTGCGCTCCGCGGGCATCGCCGTCGAGGCGGGCCCGCAGGCCGAGGCCGCCGCCGAGCTGCTGCGGCCCTGGCTGACGAGCGCCCGACTGGGTCGCCCCTTCGTCACGGTCAAGTGGGCGTCGACGCTCGACGGCCGGGCTGCGGCCGCCGACGGCACGAGCCAGTGGATCACGGGCGCGGCCGCGCGGCAGCGCGTGCACGAGCAGCGCGCGGCGCACGACGCCATCGCGGTCGGCACGGGAACCGTGCTCGCCGACGATCCGACCCTGACCGCGCGCGGCGACGGCGGCGCGATGCTCGGCCACCAGCCGCTGCCCGTGGTGTTCGGCACCACGCCCGTGCCCGCCGACGCCGCGCTGCGCCGGCACCCGGCCGGGCTCGTCGAGCTCGGGCACCGCGATCTCGAGCGCGGGCTCGCCGAGCTGCAGGAGCGGGGCATCCGCCGCCTGTACGTCGAGGGCGGCCCGACGCTCGCGAGCGCGTTCCTGCGATCCGGCCTCGCCGACGAGGTGCTGATCTACCTCGCCCCCCTGCTGCTCGGCGGACCGCGCACCGCCATCGACGACCTGGGCATCGGCACGATGTCGCAGGCGCTGCGGTTGAGCATCCACCGCATCGAGACTCTCGGCGACGACATCCTCGTCACCGCACGACCGACCCCACCCCAGGAGTGA
- a CDS encoding riboflavin synthase, whose translation MFTGIIEELGEILAWEKNGDAGRVTVRGPLAVSDASTGDSISVSGVCLTVVEQGPDWFTADVMGQTLAMSAPAQWAEGVTVNLERAASVGDRLGGHIVQGHIDGTAELLEVRDEGTWRVLRFALAAAHAPLVVDKGSIAVDGISLTVSAAGDDWFEVSLIPETLERTTLGRRTVGELVNIETDILARHVARLARFDGRIPA comes from the coding sequence ATGTTCACCGGAATCATCGAAGAGCTGGGCGAGATCCTCGCCTGGGAGAAGAACGGCGACGCCGGCCGCGTCACCGTGCGCGGCCCGCTCGCCGTGAGCGACGCCTCGACCGGCGACTCCATCAGCGTCAGCGGCGTCTGCCTCACCGTCGTCGAGCAGGGCCCGGACTGGTTCACCGCCGACGTCATGGGTCAGACCCTCGCGATGTCGGCGCCCGCCCAGTGGGCCGAGGGCGTGACCGTCAACCTCGAGCGCGCCGCCTCGGTCGGCGACCGCCTCGGCGGTCACATCGTGCAGGGCCACATCGACGGCACCGCCGAGCTGCTCGAGGTGCGCGATGAGGGCACCTGGCGCGTGCTGCGCTTCGCGCTCGCCGCCGCCCACGCTCCGCTCGTCGTCGACAAGGGCTCCATCGCCGTCGACGGCATCTCGCTCACCGTGAGCGCCGCGGGCGACGACTGGTTCGAGGTCTCCCTCATCCCCGAGACCCTCGAGCGCACCACCCTCGGCCGCCGCACCGTCGGCGAGCTCGTCAACATCGAGACCGACATCCTCGCTCGACACGTAGCGCGACTGGCGCGCTTCGACGGAAGGATCCCCGCATGA
- the ribB gene encoding 3,4-dihydroxy-2-butanone-4-phosphate synthase — MSIGSIPQALAALRQGKPVLVADDEGRENEGDIILAAELATQEWVAWTVKHSSGYLCAPMTNELADALELPLMVENSEDPRRTAYTVSVDAADRISTGISARDRAHTLRVLADPASTPASLIRPGHIIPLRAVDGGVRERAGHTEASIELMRLAGLRPVAVIGEVVADDGEMMRLPELIEFGAREGVVVITIVDLLAYLESGEEFAAGAPGAAAEALSSVSFEVATTVPTTHGAFSMRAYRDRKTGADHVAIVSGMPHDDMIVRVHSECLTGEAFGSLKCECGPQLDAALDVIQRQGGAVLYMRGHEGRGIGLINKLKAYRLQEDGYDTLDANLALGLPADSRDYQAASDMLRDLGVSRVRLLSNNPEKQRQLTQYGIEVSSLVPLLVGVGDDNQGYLSAKRDRMGHRLPDSITSAPVYAQMEGRTA, encoded by the coding sequence ATGAGCATCGGAAGCATCCCCCAGGCGCTGGCCGCGCTGCGACAGGGCAAGCCCGTCCTGGTCGCCGACGACGAGGGTCGCGAGAACGAGGGCGACATCATCCTCGCCGCCGAGCTCGCCACCCAGGAGTGGGTGGCCTGGACGGTCAAGCACTCCAGCGGCTACCTCTGCGCGCCGATGACCAACGAGCTCGCCGACGCGCTCGAGCTGCCGCTCATGGTCGAGAACAGCGAGGACCCGCGCCGCACCGCCTACACGGTGAGCGTCGACGCGGCCGACCGCATCTCGACGGGCATCAGCGCCCGCGACCGCGCGCACACGCTGCGCGTGCTCGCCGACCCGGCATCGACCCCCGCGAGCCTCATCCGCCCCGGCCACATCATCCCGCTGCGGGCGGTCGACGGCGGCGTGCGGGAGCGCGCCGGTCACACCGAGGCCTCCATCGAGCTCATGCGGCTCGCCGGCCTGCGCCCCGTCGCCGTCATCGGCGAGGTCGTGGCCGACGACGGCGAGATGATGCGCCTGCCCGAGCTCATCGAGTTCGGCGCGCGCGAGGGCGTCGTCGTCATCACCATCGTCGACCTGCTCGCCTACCTGGAGTCGGGCGAGGAGTTCGCGGCGGGCGCTCCCGGCGCTGCGGCCGAGGCGCTCAGCAGCGTCTCCTTCGAGGTGGCCACGACCGTGCCGACCACGCACGGGGCGTTCTCGATGCGCGCCTACCGCGACCGCAAGACGGGCGCCGACCACGTGGCGATCGTGAGCGGGATGCCCCACGACGACATGATCGTGCGCGTCCACTCGGAGTGCCTCACGGGCGAGGCCTTCGGCTCGCTCAAGTGCGAGTGCGGCCCCCAGCTCGATGCCGCGCTCGACGTCATCCAGCGCCAGGGCGGCGCCGTGCTCTACATGCGCGGCCACGAGGGCCGCGGCATCGGCCTCATCAACAAGCTCAAGGCCTACCGCCTGCAGGAGGACGGCTATGACACCCTCGATGCCAACCTCGCTCTCGGCCTGCCCGCCGACTCGCGCGACTACCAGGCCGCGAGCGACATGCTGCGCGACCTCGGCGTCTCGCGGGTGCGCCTGCTGTCGAACAACCCCGAGAAGCAGCGCCAGCTGACCCAGTACGGCATCGAGGTCTCCTCCCTCGTGCCGCTGCTCGTGGGCGTCGGCGATGACAACCAGGGCTACCTCAGCGCCAAGCGCGACCGCATGGGCCACCGCCTGCCCGATAGCATCACCAGCGCACCCGTGTACGCCCAGATGGAAGGACGCACCGCATGA